A genome region from bacterium includes the following:
- a CDS encoding PEP-CTERM sorting domain-containing protein: protein MRRLVPSLSALVLVLSFAPSGAPAANPTEAPPSPTPTAITFGTLSNFDVFNDTGEETHGFEIELDGISSGDVSFTFGEPYQRYGNPRVEDFAGGVYVRYESPYDPQSQTFTAATPLAPAVISPTDGHACWTGGAANYPTSGCEHFGIGLNRNPTATVYRWLLADPQSPGALRPAGSTVRIPAPVWNVSPAPPQAPNQQPVVAAAIEPPPPGAYEFGDAVWVKVFKTEAPEPAELHHLVTDDPAVPQEAGETEIEWTLLQARRGRPAQLEQEAQIGEGNESVTRRYEFYEYTGEYDAESHEALVIDDSNPSPGELGNYIGAQMAAVNLDLAAPTPTPTQAPTTCAGDCNGDGTVTVNEIITGVTIALGSAPVDACAVLDADGDGQVAVNELILAVQRLLTGCA from the coding sequence ATGCGCAGACTGGTGCCGTCGCTGTCCGCCCTCGTCTTGGTTCTCTCGTTCGCGCCCTCGGGCGCTCCCGCCGCCAACCCGACGGAGGCTCCGCCCTCCCCGACGCCGACGGCGATCACGTTCGGCACGCTCAGCAACTTCGACGTGTTCAACGACACGGGCGAGGAGACGCACGGCTTCGAGATCGAGCTCGACGGCATCAGCAGCGGCGACGTCAGCTTCACCTTCGGCGAGCCCTACCAGCGGTACGGCAACCCGCGGGTCGAGGACTTCGCCGGCGGCGTCTACGTCCGCTACGAGAGTCCCTACGACCCGCAGAGCCAGACGTTCACCGCCGCCACGCCGCTGGCGCCGGCGGTGATCTCGCCCACCGATGGTCATGCCTGCTGGACCGGCGGCGCCGCCAACTATCCGACCAGCGGCTGCGAGCATTTCGGCATCGGCCTCAACCGCAATCCGACCGCGACCGTCTACCGCTGGCTGCTCGCCGATCCGCAGAGCCCGGGCGCGCTGCGCCCCGCCGGCTCGACGGTGCGGATCCCGGCGCCGGTGTGGAACGTCTCGCCGGCACCGCCGCAGGCGCCCAACCAACAGCCAGTGGTCGCCGCGGCCATCGAGCCGCCACCGCCGGGCGCCTACGAGTTCGGCGACGCGGTGTGGGTCAAGGTGTTCAAGACCGAGGCGCCGGAGCCGGCCGAGCTGCATCACCTGGTGACCGACGATCCGGCGGTCCCGCAGGAGGCCGGCGAGACGGAGATCGAATGGACGCTGCTGCAGGCGCGGCGGGGTCGGCCAGCACAGCTCGAGCAGGAGGCGCAGATCGGCGAGGGCAACGAATCGGTCACCCGGCGCTACGAATTCTACGAATACACGGGCGAGTACGACGCCGAGTCACACGAGGCGCTGGTGATCGACGACTCCAACCCCTCCCCGGGCGAGCTCGGCAACTACATCGGCGCCCAGATGGCGGCGGTGAATCTCGACCTGGCGGCGCCGACGCCGACCCCGACGCAGGCACCCACGACCTGCGCCGGCGACTGCAATGGCGACGGCACGGTGACGGTGAACGAGATCATCACCGGCGTGACGATCGCGCTCGGCAGCGCGCCCGTCGACGCCTGCGCCGTGCTGGACGCCGACGGCGACGGCCAGGTGGCGGTGAACGAGCTGATCCTCGCCGTGCAGCGCCTGCTCACCGGCTGCGCTTGA
- a CDS encoding class I SAM-dependent methyltransferase: MRAVRHARALIYDTAIVGLTAGWYRAVLERLPVGCRLLDIGIGTGSALLANAALLTGKRIHVTGLDIDGDYIERCRRAVAQRGLLASIEPRLESVYDHRGGPYDAAYFSASFMLLPDPPAALRHVRSRLAPGARIYFTQTFEHAPSRAVETLKPLLRLLTTIDFGRVTYEADFRRALAAGGEAVETFEPLNQGPRRSGVLAISRQAA, translated from the coding sequence ATGCGCGCCGTCCGCCACGCTCGAGCGCTGATCTACGACACCGCCATCGTCGGACTGACCGCCGGCTGGTACCGCGCCGTGCTGGAGCGGCTACCGGTCGGTTGCCGGCTGCTCGACATCGGCATCGGCACCGGCAGCGCCCTGCTGGCGAATGCGGCCCTGCTGACAGGGAAGCGCATCCACGTCACCGGGCTCGACATCGACGGCGACTACATCGAGCGCTGTCGCCGAGCCGTGGCCCAGCGGGGACTGCTGGCGAGCATCGAGCCGCGGCTGGAGTCGGTGTACGACCACCGCGGAGGCCCCTACGACGCCGCCTACTTCAGCGCCAGCTTCATGCTGCTGCCCGATCCCCCGGCGGCGCTGCGCCACGTCCGCTCCCGGCTCGCCCCGGGCGCGCGCATCTACTTCACGCAGACCTTCGAGCACGCGCCGTCGCGCGCCGTCGAGACGCTGAAGCCGCTGCTCCGCCTGCTGACCACCATCGACTTCGGCCGCGTCACCTACGAGGCGGACTTCCGCCGCGCCCTTGCCGCCGGCGGCGAGGCGGTCGAGACCTTCGAGCCCCTGAACCAGGGCCCACGGCGGTCGGGCGTGCTGGCGATCTCGCGTCAGGCGGCGTGA
- a CDS encoding gluconate 2-dehydrogenase subunit 3 family protein, giving the protein MTDTTPFTESQTRALAHVLDDIIPASPDRGLPAAGALGAAAYVERSLAAMPGLKAMVADSLTQLDALARTRHPGGLDAMRPEERAAVLLEHAGSEHSFPPILILHAFAGYYQDPRVLELLGLPPRPPHPEGYAMEPDDLSLLDPVRQRGRKYRQC; this is encoded by the coding sequence ATGACCGATACCACCCCGTTCACCGAGTCGCAGACGCGGGCCCTCGCCCATGTCCTCGACGACATCATCCCCGCGAGTCCGGATCGCGGACTCCCGGCCGCCGGCGCCCTCGGCGCCGCGGCCTACGTCGAGCGGTCGCTGGCGGCGATGCCGGGGTTGAAGGCGATGGTCGCCGACAGCCTCACCCAACTCGATGCGCTGGCGCGGACGCGCCACCCGGGCGGCCTCGACGCCATGCGGCCCGAGGAGCGCGCCGCCGTGCTGCTCGAGCACGCCGGCTCGGAGCACTCGTTCCCGCCGATCCTCATCCTGCACGCCTTCGCCGGTTACTATCAGGACCCGCGGGTCCTCGAGCTGCTGGGCCTGCCGCCCCGGCCGCCGCATCCGGAGGGCTACGCCATGGAGCCCGACGACCTCTCGCTGCTCGATCCGGTGCGCCAGCGCGGCCGCAAGTATCGCCAGTGCTGA
- a CDS encoding GMC family oxidoreductase, with product MADEPVDVLIIGAGASGAALAWSLAETRMNILCMEQGDWMDPSQYPGTRTDWEARQLGDFSFSPNTRGRREDYPVNDASSPIQVSMFNAVGGSTIMYAAHFPRFHPSDFRVRTLDGVADDWPLEYATLAPFYDLNARMMGVAGLAGDPAYPPKEVPLPPVALGKLGTTLARGFNRLGWHWWPSDSAITTRDYEGRAACVNAGTCLAGCAQGAKASTDITYWPPALRQGVTLRTHCRVREITVDANGMADGVIYYDAEGVERRQKAHVVVLACNGIGTPRLLLNSTSKHFPDGLANRSGLVGRNLMFHPYAMVTGIFDEPLEGYKGPTGCCIMSQEFYETDAARGFVRGYSFEILRGFGAVTTALWGMQVGRMSWGADHRRAYEDLFDRTAGMAVICEDLPEACNTVTLDSALVDSNGIPAPKVTYRLSDNSTAMLAHGVERAREVLTASGARECIVASPLPFAGWHLMGTARMGRDPETSVVNEWGRSHDVRNLFIVDGSIFVTAAAVNPTNTIQALALYIADAMKRNLATLFD from the coding sequence ATGGCTGACGAGCCGGTCGACGTATTGATCATCGGCGCTGGGGCTTCGGGCGCGGCGCTGGCGTGGAGCCTCGCCGAGACGCGGATGAACATCCTCTGCATGGAGCAGGGCGACTGGATGGATCCGAGCCAGTACCCGGGAACCCGCACCGACTGGGAGGCCCGACAGCTCGGCGACTTCAGCTTCAGCCCCAATACCCGCGGCCGCCGCGAGGACTATCCGGTCAACGATGCCAGCTCGCCGATCCAGGTCTCGATGTTCAACGCCGTCGGCGGCAGCACCATCATGTACGCGGCCCACTTCCCGCGCTTCCATCCCTCCGACTTCCGCGTCCGCACGCTCGACGGCGTCGCCGACGACTGGCCGCTCGAGTACGCGACGCTGGCGCCGTTCTACGATCTCAACGCGCGCATGATGGGCGTCGCGGGACTGGCGGGCGATCCCGCGTATCCGCCCAAGGAGGTGCCGCTGCCGCCGGTGGCGCTGGGCAAGCTGGGGACGACCCTGGCGCGCGGCTTCAACCGACTGGGCTGGCACTGGTGGCCGTCGGACAGCGCCATCACCACCCGCGACTACGAAGGCCGCGCCGCCTGCGTGAACGCCGGCACCTGCCTGGCCGGCTGCGCGCAAGGCGCCAAGGCCAGCACCGACATCACCTACTGGCCGCCGGCGCTGCGCCAGGGGGTGACGCTGCGCACCCACTGCCGGGTGCGCGAGATCACCGTCGACGCCAACGGCATGGCCGACGGTGTCATCTACTACGACGCCGAGGGCGTCGAGCGGCGGCAGAAGGCCCACGTCGTCGTGCTCGCCTGCAACGGCATCGGCACGCCGCGCCTGCTGCTCAACTCGACCTCCAAGCACTTCCCCGACGGGCTCGCCAACCGCAGCGGCCTGGTCGGCAGGAACCTGATGTTCCATCCCTACGCCATGGTGACCGGCATCTTCGACGAGCCGCTGGAGGGCTACAAGGGCCCGACCGGCTGCTGCATCATGAGCCAGGAGTTCTACGAGACCGATGCGGCGCGCGGCTTCGTGCGCGGCTACTCCTTCGAGATCCTGCGCGGCTTCGGCGCCGTGACCACCGCGCTGTGGGGCATGCAGGTCGGGCGCATGAGCTGGGGCGCCGATCATCGCCGCGCCTACGAGGACCTCTTCGATCGCACGGCCGGGATGGCGGTGATCTGCGAGGATCTGCCCGAGGCGTGCAACACGGTGACGCTGGACTCCGCTCTCGTCGACTCGAACGGGATCCCGGCGCCGAAGGTCACCTATCGCCTGAGCGACAACAGCACCGCGATGCTCGCCCACGGCGTCGAACGCGCGCGCGAGGTGCTCACCGCGTCGGGCGCGCGCGAGTGCATCGTCGCGTCGCCGCTGCCCTTCGCCGGCTGGCACCTGATGGGTACGGCGCGCATGGGCCGCGATCCCGAGACCTCGGTGGTCAACGAGTGGGGCCGCAGCCACGACGTGCGCAACCTGTTCATCGTCGACGGCAGCATCTTCGTCACCGCCGCCGCGGTGAACCCGACCAACACCATCCAGGCCCTGGCGCTCTACATCGCCGACGCGATGAAGAGGAATCTGGCCACCCTGTTCGACTGA
- a CDS encoding VOC family protein — translation MTDLTTDTTASIIPTLRYRDAAAAIDWLCRAFGFERHLVVPGEHGTIAHAQLTFGRGMIMLGSARDDAFGRLQRPPAGGVTTQSPYIIVADADAHHARAVAAGAEVVYPLTDEDYGGRGYSCRDPEGHLWSFGTYNPWRT, via the coding sequence ATGACCGATCTCACCACCGACACCACCGCGTCGATCATCCCCACCCTGCGCTACCGGGACGCGGCCGCGGCCATCGACTGGCTGTGCCGGGCCTTCGGCTTCGAGCGGCATCTCGTCGTCCCGGGCGAGCATGGGACCATCGCGCATGCCCAGCTCACCTTCGGCCGCGGCATGATCATGCTCGGCTCGGCGCGCGACGATGCCTTCGGCAGGCTGCAGCGACCGCCCGCTGGCGGCGTGACGACGCAGAGCCCGTACATCATCGTCGCCGACGCCGACGCGCATCACGCCCGCGCTGTCGCCGCCGGCGCCGAGGTCGTCTACCCGCTCACCGACGAGGACTACGGCGGGCGCGGGTATTCCTGTCGCGACCCCGAAGGGCACCTGTGGAGCTTCGGCACCTACAACCCGTGGCGGACGTGA
- a CDS encoding isoprenylcysteine carboxylmethyltransferase family protein, translating into MIANWTPAVFLGLFLALGFGWRSWLQWRRFGHTGLVLFRSGRWSQHLREAALFALPVLLGIEVTRAGLAPGEIARIEALAALGGIGFALGCVLAFGGLWLMVRAQLEMGASWRVGVDDTSRPGLVTHGLYRWTRNPIYLAMFLALAGLVLLLPTWLTLLTLVGAIVAVRSQVREEEAYLLRAYGDAYRAYTARVGRFLPRLVS; encoded by the coding sequence ATGATCGCGAACTGGACGCCCGCCGTCTTTCTCGGCCTCTTCCTCGCGCTCGGCTTCGGCTGGAGGAGCTGGCTGCAGTGGCGCCGCTTCGGTCACACCGGTCTGGTGCTCTTCCGCTCCGGACGGTGGAGCCAGCATCTGCGGGAAGCCGCGCTGTTCGCGCTGCCCGTGCTGCTCGGCATCGAGGTCACGCGCGCCGGGCTGGCGCCGGGCGAGATCGCCCGCATCGAGGCCCTGGCCGCCCTCGGCGGCATCGGCTTCGCGCTCGGCTGCGTGCTCGCCTTCGGCGGGCTGTGGTTGATGGTGCGCGCTCAGCTCGAGATGGGCGCCTCCTGGCGGGTCGGCGTCGACGACACCAGCCGGCCCGGTCTGGTGACCCACGGGCTCTACCGCTGGACCCGCAATCCCATCTACCTGGCGATGTTCCTGGCGCTCGCCGGGCTGGTGTTGCTGCTGCCCACCTGGCTCACGCTCCTGACGCTGGTCGGAGCGATCGTCGCGGTGCGCAGTCAGGTGCGCGAGGAAGAGGCGTATCTCCTGCGCGCCTATGGCGATGCGTACCGCGCCTACACGGCGCGCGTCGGGCGCTTCCTGCCGCGCCTGGTGTCCTGA
- a CDS encoding HTTM domain-containing protein has translation MATERLLGRARRVLDDARRPVDASSLAVFRVAFGALLLIAVARHVAYGWVAAYYLEPRVFFPYPGLEWIEPLPAAGMYALYGGLAACAVLLAAGAWTRWAATLFCLGFTYVHLIDRTNYLNHYYLVSLLSALLVAVPAGAAWSVDAWRRGRAIAVPAWAVWLLRAQLGVVYAFGAIAKCNPDWLLRAEPLRLWLGANADLPVLGPWLEQVGTAYAFSYAGLLFDAAIAPLLSWRRTTALAYLGVLAFHLLTAALFPIGMFPWLMIALTPIFFAPDWPRRLLRLAPAIAPPSAARGWRWAPVAAALWIGVQMLVPLRHFAYDGDLYWHESGFRWSWQIMVMEKYGRAVFDLRDPVGGTAWQVHPQAELTLLQERMMATQPDMILSYAHHLAAQAAARLGHPVEVRADVLVTFNGRPHGRLVDPDVDLAALPDGAPASRWLLPHPDRQQILITGTDGEPPT, from the coding sequence ATGGCGACTGAGCGACTCCTCGGCCGCGCCCGCCGGGTCCTCGACGACGCGCGGCGTCCGGTCGACGCCAGCTCGCTGGCGGTGTTCCGCGTCGCCTTTGGCGCGCTGCTGCTGATCGCCGTCGCGCGCCACGTCGCCTACGGCTGGGTGGCCGCCTACTATCTCGAGCCGCGCGTCTTCTTTCCGTACCCGGGACTCGAGTGGATCGAACCGCTTCCGGCGGCGGGCATGTACGCCCTGTACGGCGGGCTCGCCGCCTGCGCCGTGCTCCTCGCCGCTGGCGCCTGGACGCGCTGGGCGGCGACCCTGTTCTGCCTCGGCTTCACCTACGTCCACCTCATCGACCGCACCAACTACCTCAACCATTACTACCTGGTGAGCCTGCTGAGCGCGCTGTTGGTCGCCGTGCCCGCCGGCGCCGCGTGGTCGGTGGATGCGTGGCGACGCGGGCGTGCGATCGCGGTTCCCGCATGGGCGGTGTGGCTGCTGCGCGCCCAGCTCGGCGTCGTGTACGCCTTCGGCGCCATCGCGAAGTGCAATCCCGACTGGCTGCTGCGCGCCGAGCCTCTGCGGCTCTGGCTCGGCGCCAACGCCGACCTGCCCGTGCTCGGACCATGGCTGGAGCAGGTCGGAACGGCGTATGCGTTCAGCTACGCCGGGCTGCTGTTCGACGCCGCGATCGCGCCGCTGCTGTCGTGGCGGCGCACCACCGCGCTCGCCTACCTCGGGGTGCTGGCGTTCCATCTGCTCACCGCGGCGCTCTTTCCGATCGGCATGTTCCCGTGGTTGATGATCGCCCTGACGCCGATCTTCTTCGCGCCCGACTGGCCGCGCCGCCTGCTCCGCCTGGCGCCGGCGATCGCGCCGCCGAGCGCCGCGCGCGGCTGGCGGTGGGCGCCGGTGGCCGCGGCGCTGTGGATCGGCGTGCAGATGCTCGTCCCACTGCGCCACTTCGCCTACGACGGCGATCTCTACTGGCACGAGAGCGGTTTCCGCTGGTCGTGGCAGATCATGGTGATGGAGAAGTACGGGCGCGCCGTGTTCGACCTGCGCGACCCCGTCGGCGGCACCGCGTGGCAGGTGCACCCGCAGGCGGAGCTCACCCTGCTGCAGGAGCGGATGATGGCGACGCAGCCCGACATGATCCTCTCCTACGCGCACCATCTCGCGGCGCAGGCCGCGGCACGTCTCGGGCATCCCGTCGAGGTGCGCGCGGACGTGCTCGTCACCTTCAATGGCCGCCCGCATGGCCGGTTGGTGGATCCGGACGTCGACCTCGCGGCGCTGCCGGACGGCGCGCCGGCGAGCCGCTGGCTCCTGCCGCATCCCGATCGACAGCAGATCCTGATCACCGGCACTGACGGCGAGCCGCCGACCTGA
- a CDS encoding imelysin family protein gives MTLLAVCACGGGGTPAPHAGPRRLMLRDLGVTVIVPTYEALTQAADAQVEALRTLEAQPDATGLVAAQNAWRRARAAWKRSEVFAFGPAAALRSAAKIDWSPIRGDRIESAIAGSATFDAAAIEDLGANVKGLLALEYLLFDPTGGDAAVLSRLRASPARRAYARALGENLRHQSALLRDAWSPAAGNFAAELAAAGQGSQSYPTVKSAVDALVNQLIFVSDDVAQRQLQAPLGANGTPRPDLIVAARSRSGLADVLDDVTGIQNAYFGSYDGSSGASLHGIIESLSPRTDTAIRLSLRRVFDAAADLAVPLEEAIVDERAAVARAQQRAADLMRHLEIDMTSVLGSTLRFNPSDGD, from the coding sequence ATGACCCTGCTCGCCGTCTGCGCCTGCGGCGGCGGCGGCACTCCCGCCCCGCATGCCGGGCCGCGGCGCCTCATGCTGCGCGACCTCGGCGTCACGGTGATCGTGCCGACCTACGAGGCGTTGACGCAGGCCGCCGACGCCCAGGTCGAGGCGCTCCGCACCCTGGAGGCGCAGCCCGACGCGACAGGGCTGGTCGCCGCGCAGAACGCCTGGCGCCGCGCCAGGGCGGCGTGGAAACGCAGCGAGGTCTTCGCGTTCGGCCCGGCCGCGGCCCTGCGCTCGGCGGCCAAGATCGACTGGTCGCCGATCCGTGGCGACCGCATCGAGAGCGCCATTGCCGGCAGCGCGACCTTCGACGCCGCCGCCATCGAGGATCTCGGCGCCAACGTGAAGGGGCTGCTCGCGCTCGAGTACCTGCTCTTCGATCCCACCGGCGGCGACGCCGCCGTGCTCTCCCGTCTGCGCGCCAGCCCGGCGCGCCGCGCCTACGCGCGGGCGTTGGGCGAGAATCTGCGCCATCAGAGCGCCCTGCTGCGCGATGCCTGGTCGCCGGCGGCGGGCAACTTCGCCGCCGAGCTCGCCGCCGCCGGGCAGGGCAGTCAGAGCTATCCGACGGTCAAGTCGGCGGTCGACGCGCTGGTGAACCAGCTCATCTTCGTCAGCGACGACGTCGCGCAACGCCAGCTCCAGGCGCCGCTCGGGGCGAACGGCACGCCGCGACCCGACCTCATCGTCGCCGCCCGCAGCCGCAGCGGGCTCGCCGACGTGCTCGACGACGTCACGGGCATCCAGAACGCCTACTTCGGCAGCTATGACGGCAGCAGCGGCGCCAGTCTGCACGGCATCATCGAGAGTCTGAGCCCGCGCACCGACACCGCGATCCGCCTGTCGCTGCGCCGCGTGTTCGATGCCGCCGCCGACCTGGCCGTGCCGCTGGAAGAGGCGATCGTGGACGAGCGGGCCGCGGTGGCGCGCGCCCAGCAGCGCGCGGCGGATCTGATGCGCCATCTCGAGATCGACATGACCAGCGTCCTCGGCTCCACGCTGCGCTTCAACCCCAGCGATGGCGACTGA
- a CDS encoding thiol oxidoreductase, protein MLAALAAGCGSDDQRGGAAPVTPTATAVPTATATPSVVVGDALSGGAGTVFDSTTSAFGQPSRNLPLAQRTAFFVGNALFNRDWVTAPSSTVGSDGLGPLFNARSCSSCHFRDGRGRPPVPPEEDSVGILFRLSIPGVGDDGGPLPDPTYGGQLNQAGILGVPGEGRVAISYEEVPGRYADGEPYSLRRPRYDLVDLAYGPPDPALLLSPRTAPFLIGLGLLEAVDESTLLAAADPDDRDGDGISGRANLAWDVRRGQLALGRFGWKANVPTLEQQNAGAFVGDIGITSPLFPEQNCTAVQTACLAAPNGGDPEIDQDKLDAVTFYSRHLAVPARREVADPAVQRGEALFAEIGCAACHTPTLTTGADAAPALAGQRIHPYTDLLLHDLGDGLADGRPDFLADGREWRTPPLWGLGLIATVNRHTLLLHDGRARDAAEAILWHDGEAVAAREGFRTLPSDDRAALLRFLDSL, encoded by the coding sequence GTGCTCGCGGCGCTTGCTGCCGGTTGCGGCAGCGACGACCAGCGTGGCGGCGCGGCGCCGGTCACCCCGACGGCCACGGCGGTGCCGACCGCGACCGCCACGCCGTCGGTGGTCGTCGGCGACGCGCTCTCCGGCGGTGCCGGTACCGTTTTCGACTCCACCACCAGCGCCTTCGGCCAGCCGTCCCGCAATCTGCCGCTGGCGCAGCGCACCGCGTTCTTCGTCGGCAACGCGCTCTTCAATCGCGACTGGGTCACGGCCCCATCGTCGACCGTCGGGTCCGACGGCCTCGGCCCCCTGTTCAACGCCCGCTCCTGCTCCTCCTGCCACTTCCGCGACGGCCGCGGCCGGCCGCCGGTTCCACCGGAGGAGGACTCGGTCGGCATCCTCTTCCGCCTGTCCATCCCGGGCGTCGGCGACGACGGCGGGCCGCTGCCCGATCCGACGTACGGCGGCCAACTGAATCAGGCCGGGATCCTCGGCGTGCCCGGCGAGGGCCGGGTCGCCATCAGCTACGAGGAAGTGCCCGGTCGGTACGCCGACGGCGAGCCGTACAGTCTGCGGCGGCCGCGCTACGATCTGGTCGATCTCGCCTACGGTCCGCCCGATCCCGCCCTCCTCCTGTCGCCGCGCACCGCGCCGTTTCTCATCGGCCTCGGTCTCCTCGAGGCCGTGGACGAGAGCACCCTGCTGGCCGCCGCCGATCCCGACGATCGCGACGGCGACGGCATTTCCGGGCGCGCCAACCTGGCGTGGGACGTCCGCCGCGGTCAGCTCGCGCTCGGGCGCTTCGGTTGGAAGGCGAACGTGCCGACCCTCGAACAGCAGAATGCCGGCGCCTTCGTCGGCGATATCGGCATCACGTCGCCCCTGTTCCCGGAACAGAATTGCACCGCGGTCCAGACCGCCTGCCTGGCGGCGCCGAACGGCGGCGATCCCGAGATCGATCAGGACAAGCTCGACGCGGTGACGTTCTACAGCCGGCATCTCGCCGTCCCGGCGCGCCGCGAGGTGGCGGATCCCGCCGTGCAACGCGGCGAGGCCCTGTTCGCCGAGATCGGCTGCGCGGCCTGCCACACGCCGACGTTGACCACCGGCGCGGACGCCGCGCCGGCGCTCGCCGGCCAGCGCATCCATCCCTACACCGACCTACTGTTGCACGACCTGGGCGACGGCCTCGCCGACGGGCGACCGGATTTCCTCGCCGACGGCCGCGAGTGGCGCACGCCGCCGCTGTGGGGGCTCGGGCTCATCGCGACCGTCAACCGCCACACGCTGCTGCTGCACGACGGACGGGCCCGCGACGCCGCCGAGGCGATTCTCTGGCACGATGGCGAGGCCGTGGCCGCGCGCGAGGGCTTCCGAACCCTGCCGAGCGACGACCGCGCGGCGCTGTTGCGCTTCCTGGATTCGCTATGA
- a CDS encoding (2Fe-2S)-binding protein, which translates to MIVCHCAGVTDQAILQLAREGAQTVKDIVRASGAGRCCAPCRSEIATLLSQHESLAAAAE; encoded by the coding sequence ATGATCGTCTGTCACTGCGCCGGCGTCACCGACCAGGCCATCCTGCAGCTCGCTCGCGAGGGCGCGCAGACGGTGAAGGATATCGTCCGCGCCTCGGGCGCCGGCCGTTGCTGCGCGCCGTGCCGTTCCGAGATCGCGACGCTGCTGTCGCAGCACGAATCGCTCGCCGCTGCCGCCGAGTAG
- the bfr gene encoding bacterioferritin gives MKGNAKLIETLNEILTGELTAINQYFIHAKMCANWGYARLAHKIREESIGEMKHADEVIERILFLEGVPNMQRLEKVRVGETVLEQLKLDLKLEEVAVPRLNKAIAQAVEIGDNTTRELLETILVSEEEHVDWLEAQLTLIRQVGEQNYLSQQIRD, from the coding sequence ATGAAGGGCAACGCGAAGCTGATCGAGACGCTGAACGAGATCCTCACCGGCGAGCTGACCGCCATCAATCAGTACTTCATCCACGCCAAGATGTGCGCGAACTGGGGCTACGCGCGCCTGGCGCACAAGATCCGCGAGGAATCGATCGGGGAAATGAAGCACGCCGACGAGGTGATCGAACGCATCCTGTTCCTCGAAGGCGTGCCGAACATGCAGCGCCTGGAGAAGGTGCGGGTCGGCGAGACCGTGCTCGAGCAGTTGAAGCTCGACCTCAAGCTGGAGGAAGTGGCGGTGCCGCGACTCAACAAGGCGATCGCGCAGGCGGTCGAGATCGGCGACAACACCACCCGCGAGCTGCTGGAGACGATTCTCGTTTCCGAGGAGGAGCACGTCGACTGGCTCGAGGCCCAGCTCACGTTGATCCGCCAGGTCGGCGAGCAGAACTATCTGTCGCAGCAGATCCGAGACTGA